Proteins encoded within one genomic window of Halogeometricum sp. S1BR25-6:
- a CDS encoding aminomethyl transferase family protein: MREDAEHPNHPGVDQSDRVLPRNLRQSGDPGIQMLVSTRVRKSPFFDKSFNEEGAWRCTVYNRTYHPRGLVEPEEGGAMAEYEALTEKVTLWDVAVERQIRVKGPDAEALTDYVITRDATEIDTMKGKYVILCNEDGGVLNDPILLRVEDDEFWFSISDSTLMQWLQGVNVGMDFDVEIDEIDVAPMQIQGPLSEDVMIDVVGEEVSEIPYYGLMDAEINGADVLVSQTGFSGEKGFEIYVKDAMENAERVWDPVLDTVKEHGGMQIAPGHHRRIAAGILSWGQDMDHETSPFQVNLGYQVPDDKEGDYIGKEALEEQKEQIESGEYPFNLKMVGLKMAGEPIRDYAPDFWIVSDPDTGNECGYMTSPWWNPELETNIGLGFVPAEKLQNETGAELNDEIYEEDLDIEFEVHLPDEYAEDGEDSVYATVAEVPFKESVNPSAREQAKLSAAQEASDD; the protein is encoded by the coding sequence ATGAGAGAGGATGCCGAACACCCGAACCATCCGGGTGTCGACCAGTCAGACCGCGTACTGCCCCGAAACCTCCGCCAGAGCGGAGACCCGGGAATCCAGATGCTCGTTTCGACCCGCGTGCGGAAGTCGCCGTTCTTCGACAAGTCGTTCAACGAAGAGGGCGCCTGGCGCTGCACGGTGTACAACCGAACGTACCACCCGCGCGGCCTCGTCGAACCCGAAGAGGGCGGCGCAATGGCCGAGTACGAAGCGCTGACCGAGAAGGTCACCCTGTGGGACGTCGCCGTCGAGCGCCAGATTCGCGTGAAGGGCCCGGACGCCGAAGCGCTCACCGACTACGTCATCACGCGTGACGCCACCGAAATTGACACGATGAAGGGCAAGTACGTCATCCTCTGCAACGAGGACGGCGGGGTCCTCAACGACCCGATCCTTCTCCGCGTCGAGGACGACGAGTTCTGGTTCTCCATTTCGGACTCCACGCTCATGCAGTGGCTGCAGGGCGTCAACGTCGGAATGGACTTCGACGTCGAGATCGACGAGATCGACGTCGCCCCGATGCAGATTCAGGGTCCGCTCTCCGAGGACGTGATGATCGACGTCGTCGGCGAGGAGGTCAGCGAGATTCCCTACTACGGTCTGATGGACGCCGAAATCAACGGCGCCGACGTGCTGGTGAGTCAGACTGGGTTCTCGGGCGAGAAAGGCTTCGAGATATACGTCAAAGACGCGATGGAGAACGCCGAACGCGTCTGGGACCCGGTGCTCGACACCGTCAAAGAGCACGGTGGGATGCAGATCGCTCCGGGTCACCACCGCCGAATCGCGGCCGGGATCCTCTCGTGGGGTCAGGACATGGACCACGAGACCTCGCCGTTCCAGGTGAACCTGGGGTACCAAGTTCCCGACGACAAGGAAGGCGACTACATCGGGAAGGAGGCGCTGGAGGAGCAGAAAGAACAGATCGAGAGCGGCGAGTACCCGTTCAACCTCAAGATGGTCGGTCTCAAGATGGCCGGCGAACCGATCCGCGACTACGCGCCGGACTTCTGGATCGTCTCCGACCCCGACACGGGCAACGAGTGCGGGTACATGACCTCGCCGTGGTGGAACCCCGAACTCGAGACGAACATCGGACTCGGGTTCGTTCCCGCGGAGAAACTCCAGAACGAGACCGGAGCGGAACTCAACGACGAAATCTACGAGGAGGACCTCGACATCGAGTTCGAGGTGCACCTCCCCGACGAGTACGCCGAAGACGGGGAAGACTCCGTCTACGCCACGGTCGCCGAGGTTCCGTTCAAGGAGTCCGTCAACCCGAGCGCCCGCGAACAGGCGAAACTCAGCGCGGCGCAGGAAGCCAGCGACGACTGA
- a CDS encoding helix-turn-helix domain-containing protein — MSITAKIHIRHDRLALVPTLRSLDDVKIRVISQGTTNPGTTVFPFLVECDDRESLESALDDDPTVASYKLVDWDDGSGIYYIEHAEGTKLISAVVTDVNGFLAHTETKGNGWLVRLLLPDKEALNSVWQYARENDISLEIIEIYGNESAGGESSYGLTLEQRTALQTAYEKGHFQEPRDISLTEVAEEMGLSSTAMSGRLRRGMRNLIAATIAEPKDEE; from the coding sequence ATGTCAATAACAGCAAAGATCCACATCAGACATGACCGACTCGCGCTTGTTCCGACGCTTCGGTCCCTCGACGACGTAAAAATCAGAGTCATTTCTCAAGGAACGACCAATCCGGGAACGACCGTCTTTCCCTTCCTCGTCGAGTGCGACGACCGGGAGTCATTGGAGAGTGCGCTGGACGACGATCCGACGGTCGCGAGCTACAAACTCGTCGACTGGGACGACGGAAGCGGCATCTACTACATCGAACACGCCGAGGGAACGAAGCTGATCAGCGCCGTCGTGACGGACGTCAACGGCTTCTTGGCCCACACGGAGACGAAAGGAAACGGATGGCTCGTCCGGCTTCTCCTCCCCGACAAAGAGGCGCTCAACTCGGTGTGGCAGTACGCTCGCGAGAACGACATTTCGCTCGAGATCATAGAAATCTACGGAAACGAGAGCGCGGGAGGCGAAAGTTCGTACGGACTCACCCTCGAACAGCGGACCGCTCTCCAAACCGCCTACGAGAAGGGACACTTCCAGGAGCCGCGGGACATCTCGCTGACCGAAGTCGCCGAGGAGATGGGGTTATCGTCGACGGCGATGAGCGGCCGACTCCGACGCGGGATGCGAAACCTCATCGCCGCGACGATCGCTGAGCCGAAAGACGAAGAGTGA
- a CDS encoding nuclear transport factor 2 family protein has protein sequence MATQQQDNADALREGYKAFNERDFEAVMELFDETIEWIEPEGSRYRGTYHGPEAVGSMFERLLSDIADFAVEPDRILQAGQTVVALGHHRGTAVKAGETLTVPFAHVWDMEDGRVTRVQHYTDTAQFEQALTE, from the coding sequence ATGGCAACACAACAACAGGACAACGCTGACGCCTTGCGTGAGGGGTACAAAGCATTCAACGAACGGGATTTCGAGGCAGTGATGGAACTCTTCGATGAAACGATCGAGTGGATCGAACCTGAAGGATCGCGCTATCGCGGCACCTATCACGGCCCCGAAGCGGTTGGAAGCATGTTCGAACGCCTCCTTTCAGATATTGCTGATTTTGCGGTTGAACCTGACCGAATCCTCCAGGCTGGACAGACAGTCGTTGCGCTCGGTCACCACCGAGGAACAGCCGTCAAGGCGGGCGAGACCCTTACTGTGCCGTTTGCACACGTGTGGGACATGGAAGATGGCCGTGTCACGCGAGTCCAGCATTACACCGATACAGCACAGTTCGAACAGGCTCTCACCGAGTAA